One Castanea sativa cultivar Marrone di Chiusa Pesio chromosome 4, ASM4071231v1 DNA window includes the following coding sequences:
- the LOC142631314 gene encoding uncharacterized protein LOC142631314 isoform X1 → MASRAILRRKRLISGYVNGSTRSIQSFPCIGHGHAMQNSDSRGSRSSEDYPFTCLNGKSGGDKDSMAKEGLLSFSGLGQIRHRYYGTVVSGLGNVKSEYISPMGIRMSALLIRNASTAAAKLPDMGNDDEENEELMDKKRKEASAEECDQAVEGLSSAKAKAKAKRLQESQKAKSVLQRVWATFLGIGPALKAVASMSRADWAKKLVHWKDEFKSTLQHYWLGTKLLWADTRISSRLLLKLAGGKSLSRRERQQLTRTTADIFRLVPFAVFIIVPFMEFLLPVFLKLFPNMLPSTFQDKMKEQEALKRRLNARIEYAKFLQDTAKEMAKEVQNSRSGEIRKTAEDLDEFLNKVRRGTSVSNEEILGFAKLFNDELTLDNISRPRLLSMCKYMGIDTKLFKFSFSDAYLRYMLRKRLQRIKADDRLIQAEGVESLSEAELREDCRERGMLGNRSVEEMRQQLRDWLDLSLNHSLPSSLLILSRAFVVSGKLKLEEALQATISSLPDEVTDTVGVTALPSEDSVSGRRRKLEYLEMQEELIKEEEEKEEEEQARMKESKASQEDLALKEMTGPTAREAHEQARERTLEKQEHLCELSRALAVLASASSVSREREEFLSLVNKEIELYNSMVEKEGTDGEKDVMKAYRAAAAAREESDNADEVAEGEEVSSALIERVDAMLQNLEQEIDDVDAKIGDRWRLLDRDYDGKVTPEEVASAAMYLKDTLGKEGVQELISNLSKDGDGKILVEDIVKLGSRAEDANLAEDGAFRG, encoded by the exons ATGGCTTCTCGAGCAATTTTGAGGAGGAAGAGACTTATTTCTGGTTATGTGAATGGCTCCACTCGCTCAATCCAAAGTTTCCCATGTATCGGTCATGGGCATGCTATGCAAAATTCGGATTCACGGGGTTCTAGGTCCAGTGAGGATTACCCTTTTACATGTTTGAATGGCAAGAGTGGTGGGGATAAAGATTCCATGGCAAAAGAGGGATTATTAAGCTTTTCAGGTTTAGGACAAATTAGGCATAGATATTATGGGACTGTGGTTTCGGGTTTGGGAAATGTAAAATCAGAGTACATTTCTCCAATGGGGATCAGAATGTCAGCACTGTTGATTCGAAATGCTTCTACAGCTGCAGCTAAACTGCCTGACATGGgcaatgatgatgaagaaaatgaagaactgatggataaaaagagaaaggaagcaTCTGCGGAGGAATGTGATCAAGCTGTTGAAGGTTTGAGTAGTGCAAAGGCTAAAGCGAAGGCCAAACGGTTGCAAGAATCTCAGAAGGCTAAGTCTGTTTTGCAAAGAGTATGGGCCACGTTTTTAGGGATTGGTCCTGCTCTGAAAGCTGTAGCTTCTATGAGCAG GGCAGATTGGGCGAAGAAGCTTGTTCATTGGAAGgatgaatttaaatcaactcTGCAACATTACTGGTTGGGTACTAAGCTACTCTGGGCTGATACGAGGATCAGTTCAAGATTGCTATTAAAACTTGCTGGTGGGAAGAGTCTCTCCAGAAGGGAGAGACAACAACTAACGCGAACAACAGCTGATATTTTTAGGCTAGTTCCTTTTGCAGTTTTTATCATAGTgcctttcatggagtttctgtTGCCAgtatttcttaaattatttcCCAACATGTTGCCATCAACCTTTCAAGACAAGATGAAGGAGCAG GAAGCACTGAAAAGGAGGCTAAATGCAAGAATAGAATACGCCAAGTTTCTCCAGGACACAGCAAAAGAAATGGCAAAAGAAGTTCAGAACTCACGGAGTGGGGAAATTAGAAAAACTGCAGAAGATCTTGATGAGTTTTTGAACAAG GTTAGAAGGGGTACCAGTGTCTCTAATGAAGAAATTTTGGGCTTTGCTAAGTTGTTTAATGATGAACTTACTCTAGATAATATCAGCAG GCCTCGTTTACTCAGTATGTGCAAATACATGGGAATCGACactaaattattcaaatttagtTTTTCAGATGCATACTTACGTTACATGCTCCGAAAAAGACTTCAGAG GATTAAAGCTGATGATAGATTGATTCAAGCGGAGGGTGTGGAATCCCTTTCAGAAGCTGAACTTCGTGAGGATTGTAGGGAACGAGGCATGCTTGGAAATCGTTCAGTGGAAGAAATGCGCCAACAG CTTCGTGATTGGTTGGATTTGTCTCTCAATCATTCTCTGCCATCTTCTCTTTTGATCCTTTCCAG GGCTTTCGTTGTGTCTGGGAAGTTGAAGCTAGAGGAAGCTCTCCAAGCTACAATCTCTTCTCTGCCAGATGAGGTTACAGATACGGTTGGTGTTACAGCTTTGCCATCTGAAGATTCTGTGTCAGGAAGGAGGAGGAAACTGGAATATCTTGAGATGCAGGAAGAGCTAATCAAG gaggaggaagagaaagaggaagaagagcAAGCCAGAATGAAGGAATCTAAAGCTAGTCAAGAGGACCTGGCACTGAAAGAGATGACTGGTCCAACAGCAAGAGAAGCACACGAACAAGCAAGAGAAAGAACATTAGAAAAACAAGAGCACCTCTGTGAACTCAGTCGTGCATTGGCTGTTTTGGCTTCTGCATCT TCAGTAAGTAGAGAACGTGAAGAGTTTCTGAGCCTTGTCAATAAGgag ATAGAACTTTATAATAGCATGGTAGAGAAAGAGGGTACTGATGGTGAAAAAGATGTTATGAAGGCATATAGGGCTGCTGCGGCTGCCCGAGAAGAGAGTGATAATGCTGATGAAGTGGCTGAAGGTGAAGAGGTTTCATCAGCACTCATAGAGAGA GTTGATGCTATGCTCCAAAATCTTGAACAGGAAATTGATGATGTGGATGCCAAAATCGGTGATCGTTGGCGACTACTGGACAG GGATTATGATGGGAAAGTAACTCCAGAGGAGGTTGCATCTGCCGCTATGTACTTGAAGGATACATTGGGCAAAGAGGGTGTCCAAGAACTCATTAGCAATCTTTCCAAAGATGGAG
- the LOC142631314 gene encoding uncharacterized protein LOC142631314 isoform X2: MASRAILRRKRLISGYVNGSTRSIQSFPCIGHGHAMQNSDSRGSRSSEDYPFTCLNGKSGGDKDSMAKEGLLSFSGLGQIRHRYYGTVVSGLGNVKSEYISPMGIRMSALLIRNASTAAAKLPDMGNDDEENEELMDKKRKEASAEECDQAVEGLSSAKAKAKAKRLQESQKAKSVLQRVWATFLGIGPALKAVASMSRADWAKKLVHWKDEFKSTLQHYWLGTKLLWADTRISSRLLLKLAGGKSLSRRERQQLTRTTADIFRLVPFAVFIIVPFMEFLLPVFLKLFPNMLPSTFQDKMKEQEALKRRLNARIEYAKFLQDTAKEMAKEVQNSRSGEIRKTAEDLDEFLNKVRRGTSVSNEEILGFAKLFNDELTLDNISRPRLLSMCKYMGIDTKLFKFSFSDAYLRYMLRKRLQRIKADDRLIQAEGVESLSEAELREDCRERGMLGNRSVEEMRQQLRDWLDLSLNHSLPSSLLILSRAFVVSGKLKLEEALQATISSLPDEVTDTVGVTALPSEDSVSGRRRKLEYLEMQEELIKEEEEKEEEEQARMKESKASQEDLALKEMTGPTAREAHEQARERTLEKQEHLCELSRALAVLASASSVSREREEFLSLVNKEIELYNSMVEKEGTDGEKDVMKAYRAAAAAREESDNADEVAEGEEVSSALIERVDAMLQNLEQEIDDVDAKIGDRWRLLDRDYDGKVTPEEVASAAMYLKDTLGKEGVQELISNLSKDGDGKILVEDIVKLGSRAEDANSAEDGGL; the protein is encoded by the exons ATGGCTTCTCGAGCAATTTTGAGGAGGAAGAGACTTATTTCTGGTTATGTGAATGGCTCCACTCGCTCAATCCAAAGTTTCCCATGTATCGGTCATGGGCATGCTATGCAAAATTCGGATTCACGGGGTTCTAGGTCCAGTGAGGATTACCCTTTTACATGTTTGAATGGCAAGAGTGGTGGGGATAAAGATTCCATGGCAAAAGAGGGATTATTAAGCTTTTCAGGTTTAGGACAAATTAGGCATAGATATTATGGGACTGTGGTTTCGGGTTTGGGAAATGTAAAATCAGAGTACATTTCTCCAATGGGGATCAGAATGTCAGCACTGTTGATTCGAAATGCTTCTACAGCTGCAGCTAAACTGCCTGACATGGgcaatgatgatgaagaaaatgaagaactgatggataaaaagagaaaggaagcaTCTGCGGAGGAATGTGATCAAGCTGTTGAAGGTTTGAGTAGTGCAAAGGCTAAAGCGAAGGCCAAACGGTTGCAAGAATCTCAGAAGGCTAAGTCTGTTTTGCAAAGAGTATGGGCCACGTTTTTAGGGATTGGTCCTGCTCTGAAAGCTGTAGCTTCTATGAGCAG GGCAGATTGGGCGAAGAAGCTTGTTCATTGGAAGgatgaatttaaatcaactcTGCAACATTACTGGTTGGGTACTAAGCTACTCTGGGCTGATACGAGGATCAGTTCAAGATTGCTATTAAAACTTGCTGGTGGGAAGAGTCTCTCCAGAAGGGAGAGACAACAACTAACGCGAACAACAGCTGATATTTTTAGGCTAGTTCCTTTTGCAGTTTTTATCATAGTgcctttcatggagtttctgtTGCCAgtatttcttaaattatttcCCAACATGTTGCCATCAACCTTTCAAGACAAGATGAAGGAGCAG GAAGCACTGAAAAGGAGGCTAAATGCAAGAATAGAATACGCCAAGTTTCTCCAGGACACAGCAAAAGAAATGGCAAAAGAAGTTCAGAACTCACGGAGTGGGGAAATTAGAAAAACTGCAGAAGATCTTGATGAGTTTTTGAACAAG GTTAGAAGGGGTACCAGTGTCTCTAATGAAGAAATTTTGGGCTTTGCTAAGTTGTTTAATGATGAACTTACTCTAGATAATATCAGCAG GCCTCGTTTACTCAGTATGTGCAAATACATGGGAATCGACactaaattattcaaatttagtTTTTCAGATGCATACTTACGTTACATGCTCCGAAAAAGACTTCAGAG GATTAAAGCTGATGATAGATTGATTCAAGCGGAGGGTGTGGAATCCCTTTCAGAAGCTGAACTTCGTGAGGATTGTAGGGAACGAGGCATGCTTGGAAATCGTTCAGTGGAAGAAATGCGCCAACAG CTTCGTGATTGGTTGGATTTGTCTCTCAATCATTCTCTGCCATCTTCTCTTTTGATCCTTTCCAG GGCTTTCGTTGTGTCTGGGAAGTTGAAGCTAGAGGAAGCTCTCCAAGCTACAATCTCTTCTCTGCCAGATGAGGTTACAGATACGGTTGGTGTTACAGCTTTGCCATCTGAAGATTCTGTGTCAGGAAGGAGGAGGAAACTGGAATATCTTGAGATGCAGGAAGAGCTAATCAAG gaggaggaagagaaagaggaagaagagcAAGCCAGAATGAAGGAATCTAAAGCTAGTCAAGAGGACCTGGCACTGAAAGAGATGACTGGTCCAACAGCAAGAGAAGCACACGAACAAGCAAGAGAAAGAACATTAGAAAAACAAGAGCACCTCTGTGAACTCAGTCGTGCATTGGCTGTTTTGGCTTCTGCATCT TCAGTAAGTAGAGAACGTGAAGAGTTTCTGAGCCTTGTCAATAAGgag ATAGAACTTTATAATAGCATGGTAGAGAAAGAGGGTACTGATGGTGAAAAAGATGTTATGAAGGCATATAGGGCTGCTGCGGCTGCCCGAGAAGAGAGTGATAATGCTGATGAAGTGGCTGAAGGTGAAGAGGTTTCATCAGCACTCATAGAGAGA GTTGATGCTATGCTCCAAAATCTTGAACAGGAAATTGATGATGTGGATGCCAAAATCGGTGATCGTTGGCGACTACTGGACAG GGATTATGATGGGAAAGTAACTCCAGAGGAGGTTGCATCTGCCGCTATGTACTTGAAGGATACATTGGGCAAAGAGGGTGTCCAAGAACTCATTAGCAATCTTTCCAAAGATGGAG ATGGCAAAATTCTTGTAGAAGACATTGTCAAGCTGGGTAGTAGGGCAGAAGATGCAAATTCAGCTGAAGACGGGGGTTTGTAG